Proteins encoded together in one Festucalex cinctus isolate MCC-2025b chromosome 8, RoL_Fcin_1.0, whole genome shotgun sequence window:
- the nckipsd gene encoding NCK-interacting protein with SH3 domain isoform X1 gives MYRSLYAFRSAEPNSLHFAAGESFLILERSNKHWWLGSRCSSGETGYIPSSYIEKIQAPEQDEVLQSIDRAIEGIHNVALKNGGKYNLEQRDVLQKLIHHRKETLARRSISGHSQGLPASNSEIALSQTPPLPNGLNNRDYGRQGGVPLSGSMDNMHGEPGFYQVPPQPRRAAPITPPPPEKQRNNRRTVKVADRWSNFSPDPDVPSRLSSLPPSPVPSLTISSTSLESAVSSDVSLPSVSSTPPPPVPSRVKPAAAPSESSAQPAPTKKSPAPQPPAAEEDSEWPLAPPSLADSPASSEPVPPTIGAELIELVRKNTGLSYELSRVAVGVVVGHLQSSLPHSSSALERVLLSLVESKDLGAALPRGQLCHDEQRLDVIFGDLARHRDDSQQRSWALHEDHALIACYLEELLKILTDADPEVCKRMCKSSDYENVLSLVSYYQMELRVSLRLLLLKVFGAMCSLDASLISTLLNSILPMELARDLQTDTQEHQKMCYTALVLTMIFSMGEQVPYHHYEHLNGDFVHFLLDVVEDGHPSDPTEQLPDLFLNLLLAFNLHHTAPSNNVIMQQLRKKNVKILTEKVLLLLNRGDDPVCMFKHMPPAPHAVLKFLQDVFASRDTADIFYRTDMMVMIDIAVRQISDLSPGDKLRMEYLSLMHSIVRSTDYLEHQHRLSDLQGALQRILGEEEDPGEDEGSATAKQMDKLIVQQIYKEFPQISAGQY, from the exons ATGTACCGGTCTCTGTACGCTTTCCGATCGGCGGAACCCAACTCGCTGCACTTCGCGGCCGGAGAGAGCTTCTTAATCCTGGAGAGGAGCAACAAACACTGGTGGCTGGGCTCACGCTGCAGCTCGGGGGAGACCGGCTACATCCCCTCCTCGTATATCGAAAAGATTCAG GCTCCGGAGCAGGATGAAGTGCTGCAGTCCATTGACAGAGCCATTGAAGGCATCCACAATGTTGCCTTAAAGAATGGAGGCAAATACAATCTGGAACAGCGGGATGTCCTCCA AAAGTTGATCCATCACAGAAAGGAGACGCTCGCACGGCGGAGCATATCAGGACACTCGCAAGGCCTGCCGGCGTCCAACAGCGAAATCGCTCTCAGCCAAACTCCTCCGCTGCCCAATGGCCTTAATAACCGAGACTACGGACGACAAGGGGGCGTCCCCTTATCAGGAAGCATGGACAACATGCACGGAGAGCCCGGATTTTATCAG GTGCCACCACAGCCTCGCCGTGCGGCTCCAATCACGCCGCCCCCACCTGAGAAGCAACGCAACAACCGGCGTACAG TCAAGGTTGCTGACCGTTGGTCTAACTTTTCTCCAGACCCGGACGTCCCTTCCAGATTGTCGTCTCTCCCTCCGTCGCCAGTCCCCTCGCTCACAATCAGCAGCACGTCTTTAGAGTCTGCGGTGTCCTCCGACGTCAGCCTCCCGAGTGTTTCCAGCACCCCGCCTCCCCCCGTCCCGTCCCGCGTCAAGCCCGCCGCCGCGCCCTCCGAGTCCTCCGCTCAGCCAGCCCCGACCAAGAAGAGCCCGGCCCCGCAGCCCCCCGCCGCCGAGGAGGACAGCGAGTGGccgctcgccccgccgtccctCGCCGACAGCCCGGCTTCCTCCGAGCCCGTCCCCCCGACCATCGGGGCCGAACTGATCGAGCTGGTGCGCAAGAACACGGGTTTAAGTTACGAGCTGTCGCGAGTGGCCGTCGGGGTGGTGGTGGGCCACCTGCAGAGCAGCCTGCCTCATTCGTCCTCCGCACTGGAGCGAGTTCTCTTGTCGCTGGTGGAGAGCAAG GACTTGGGCGCTGCGCTTCCGCGAGGGCAGCTGTGTCACGACGAGCAGCGGCTGGACGTCATCTTCGGCGACCTGGCCCGCCACCGGGACGACTCCCAGCAGCGCAGCTGGGCGCTCCACGAGGACCACGCCCTCATCGCGTGCTACCTCGAGGAGCTGCTCAAGATTCTG ACTGATGCAGATCCCGAGGTGTGTAAGAGGATGTGCAAGTCCAGCGACTACGAGAACGTGCTCTCGCTGGTTTCCTATTATCAGATG GAGCTTCGCGTGTCTTTGCGGCTGCTGCTCCTCAAAGTGTTTGGCGCCATGTGCAGCCTGGATGCGTCTCTCATCTCCACCCTGCTCAACTCCATCCTCCCCATGGAGCTCGCCCGGGACTTGCAGACTGACACACAAG AGCACCAGAAGATGTGTTACACAGCCTTGGTACTTACTATGATTTTCTCAATGGGGGAACAGGTGCCGTATCATCACTATG AACACTTGAACGGCGACTTCGTTCACTTCCTGCTGGATGTGGTGGAGGACGGACATCCCTCGGACCCCACGGAGCAGCTGCCTGACCTCTTCCTCAACCTGCTGCTGGCCTTCAACCTGCACCACACAG CGCCGAGCAACAACGTCATCATGCAGCAGCTGCGCAAGAAGAACGTCAAGATCCTGACGGAGAAAGTGCTGCTGCTCCTCAACCGAGGAG ACGACCCCGTGTGCATGTTCAAGCACATGCCGCCCGCTCCTCACGCCGTGCTCAAGTTCCTGCAGGACGTCTTCGCCAGTCGAGACACGGCCGACATCTTTTACCGCACCGACATGATGGTGATGATTGACATCGCGGTGAGGCAGATTTCTGACCTTTCACCTGGAGACAAG CTCCGCATGGAGTACCTCTCCCTCATGCACTCCATCGTGCGCTCGACGGATTACCTGGAGCACCAGCACCGCCTCTCCGACCTGCAGGGGGCGCTGCAGAGGATTCTCGGGGAGGAGGAAGACCCTGGGGAGGATGAAGGCAGCGCTACGGCCAAACAGATGGATAAGCTAATCGTGCAGCAGATCTACAAGGAGTTCCCGCAGATCAGCGCCGGTCAATACTAA
- the ndufaf3 gene encoding NADH dehydrogenase [ubiquinone] 1 alpha subcomplex assembly factor 3, whose protein sequence is MAGLVCAKILLQRSSPRLILSSRKTSAFLSPFLSRGHRLGPSDDEMYQRTTVSIMKKEPGSGIMILSYSPQGFNIDGNRVFGPCALLPPSILQWKVGHYKDVTEESVSLFHMIVPQIEILVLGTGARLERIHPSVRALLRSKGIALEVQDTPNACATFNFLISENRLAAAGLIPPSTSTALAVKQE, encoded by the exons ATGGCCGGTTTGGTTTGTGCCAAAATCCTCCTTCAGAGATCATCACCAAGGTTAATCTTATCCTCCAGAAAAACGTCGGCTTTCCTCAG TCCATTTCTTTCACGAGGTCACCGTTTGGGCCCGAGTGATGACGAGATGTATCAGCGTACCACAGTGTCAATTATGAAGAAGGAGCCAGGAAGTGGCATCATGATCCTCAGCTACAGCCCCCAAGGTTTCAACATTGATGGCAACAGAGTATTTGGACCTTGCGCATTGCTCCCTCCTTCTATCCTGCAGTGGAAG GTCGGACATTATAAAGATGTCACAGAAGAAAGTGTGTCACTTTTCCATATGATTGTACCCCAAATAG AGATTCTCGTCTTGGGCACGGGAGCACGACTTGAACGCATTCACCCGTCAGTTCGGGCTCTTCTTAGGAGCAAAGGCATCGCTTTGGAGGTGCAAGACACG ccaAACGCATGCGCAACCTTCAACTTCCTGATAAGTGAAAACAGGCTAGCAGCTGCTGGTCTGATCCCTCCGTCCACTAGCACAGCACTAGCGGTGAAGCAGGAGTAA
- the slc25a20 gene encoding mitochondrial carnitine/acylcarnitine carrier protein produces the protein MSKQPQPISPMKNFFAGGFGGVCLVFAGHPLDTIKVRLQTQPKPKPGESLMYAGTIDCFKKTLAKEGVKGLYKGMAAPIIGVTPMFAVCFFGFGLGKKLQQKTPYDILTYPQLFAAGMLSGVFTTAIMTPGERIKCLLQIQASSGNVKYAGPMDCVKQLYKESGIRGIYKGTALTLMRDVPASGMYFMSYEWLKNILTPAGKSHDELSIPSVLFAGGMAGIFNWAVAIPPDVLKSRFQTAPEGKYPNGFRDVLRELIREEGIGSLYKGFNAVMLRAFPANAACFLGFELAMKFLNWLAPNM, from the exons atgtcaaaacagcCGCAGCCGATCAGCCCAATGAAGAACTTCTTCGCTGGAGGTTTCGGCGGAGTCTGCCTCGTCTTTGCCGGTCACCCTCTTGACACTATAAAA GTGCGTCTACAGACTCAGCCAAAGCCCAAGCCAGGAGAGAGCCTCATGTATGCGGGGACCATTGATTGCTTCAAAAAGACGTTAGCTAAAGAG GGAGTAAAAGGGCTCTACAAAGGTATGGCAGCCCCCATCATCGGAGTCACGCCCATGTTTGCTGTCTGTTTCTTCGGCTTCGGTTTGGGCAAGAAACTGCAGCAGAAAACCCCCTATGATATCCTCAC GTATCCACAGCTGTTTGCAGCAGGCATGCTGTCCGGCGTCTTCACCACGGCCATCATGACTCCTGGCGAGCGAATCAAATGTCTACTTCAG aTCCAGGCGTCCTCTGGGAATGTGAAGTACGCCGGGCCGATGGACTGCGTCAAACAGCTCTACAAGGAGTCCGGCATCAGGGGAATCTACAAAGGCACCGCGCTGACTCTCATGAGAG ATGTTCCCGCAAGCGGCATGTATTTCATGTCATACGAGTGGTTGAAGAATATCCTCACGCCGGCAGGAAAGAG TCATGACGAACTCAGCATTCCCAGCGTGCTGTTCGCCGGCGGGATGGCAGGAATATTTAACTGGGCCGTGGCCATTCCCCCTGACGTGCTCAAGTCTCGTTTCCAAACAG CTCCTGAAGGAAAGTATCCGAATGGCTTCCGGGATGTTCTGCGTGAGCTGATCCGAGAGGAAGGCATTGGCTCGTTATATAAAGGTTTCAACGCTGTCATGCTTCGAGCTTTTCCTGCAAATGCT GCTTGCTTCTTGGGATTTGAACTGGCAATGAAATTCCTGAACTGGCTGGCACCCAACATGTGA
- the LOC144024523 gene encoding rab GDP dissociation inhibitor beta, giving the protein MHTLTHSYMDVPLVRGLLQSITGPDHPQTIQSERGATVKMQEYDVVVLGTGLKECVLSGLMSLNGKKVLHIDKDTHCGGESASISPLEELYRRFKIPCPVTPSGRGKEWNVDLIPKFFLANGDLVKMLVLTDVTRYLDFRVVEGNYVYKSGKLHKVPVTEEDTHTSDLLGMFDKRRFRKLLLFAENFDVRKPRTHQDVDPDQTTTRDLFSRFDLGLDAVEFIGHAIALHSSESYLEQPCVETIERIRLYAESLARHNTSPYLYPLFGLAELPQGFARLSAEYGGKFLPHRTVDEIVLDNGKVTAVKSEGKLFPCKQLICDPSYVPHRVRKVGRVIRVICLLNHPVKNTQEAKSCQIIIPQTQLSRKSDIFISVVSNVHNVASDGFYVATVSTAVETNQPEKEVQPGLDLLDPIMQKFISVKSLLVPKDDGNKSQIFVSRSYDETNHFESECEDIKDMYRRITGTNFRFTSHRHHSRSSDED; this is encoded by the exons ATGCACACACTTACACATTCATACATGGATGTGCCACTTGTAAGAGGATTACTACAAAGCATTACTGGCCCTGATCATCCTCAAACCATTCAGTCAGAAAGGGGGGCGACTGTTAAGATGCAGGAGTATGACGTTGTAGTGCTTGGAACTGGACTTAAG GAATGTGTCCTTTCTGGTTTAATGTCACTAAATGGCAAAAAAGTCCTTCATATTGACAAGGATACTCACTGCGGAGGAGAGAGCGCATCAATCTCACCCCTAGAGGAG CTATACAGGAGGTTCAAGATTCCTTGTCCTGTCACACCTTCTGGTCGTGGAAAAGAATGGAACGTTGATCTTATTCCcaagtttttccttgccaaTG GCGATCTGGTGAAAATGTTGGTGCTCACTGACGTGACTCGCTATCTGGACTTCAGAGTGGTCGAAGGGAACTACGTGTACAAATCGGGAAAACTGCACAAGGTCCCTGTCACTGAGGAAGACACGCACACTTCAG aTCTGCTGGGCATGTTTGACAAGAGGAGGTTCAGGAAACTGTTGCTTTTCGCTGAGAACTTTGACGTGAGAAAACCTCGCACTCATCAGGATGTGGACCCGGACCAAACCACAACCCGAGATCTCTTCTCTCGCTTCGACCTCGGACTGGACGCCGTGGAGTTCATAGGTCACGCCATAGCCTTGCACAGCAGCGAGAG TTATCTGGAGCAACCCTGTGTGGAGACCATCGAGCGGATCAGATTGTATGCCGAGTCGCTGGCTCGCCACAACACCAGCCCGTATCTCTACCCTTTGTTTGGACTGGCAGAACTACCGCAAGGATTTGCGAG ATTGAGTGCAGAGTACGGGGGAAAGTTCCTGCCTCACCGAACGGTGGATGAGATCGTGTTGGATAACGGCAAAGTGACAGCTGTGAAATCTGAAGGAAAG TTGTTCCCGTGTAAACAACTCATCTGCGACCCCAGCTACGTTCCCCACCGAGTGAGGAAAGTGGGGCGAGTCATCAGGGTCATTTGTTTATTAAATCATCCcgttaaaaacacacaagaggCCAAATCGTGCCAGATCATCATCCCTCAAACACAACTCAGCAGGAAGTCCG ACATCTTCATATCTGTCGTGTCCAACGTACACAACGTGGCCTCGGATGGGTTTTACGTTGCCACAGTGAGCACAGCTGTTGAAACCAACCAACCAGAGAAAGAAGTGCAGCCAGGCCTGGACCTTCTGGACCCCATCATGCAAAA ATTTATTTCAGTAAAAAGCCTGCTTGTTCCCAAGGATGATGGAAATAAGAGTCAG attttTGTGTCTCGCTCATATGATGAAACCAACCACTTTGAGAGCGAGTGTGAGGACATTAAGGACATGTACCGTCGCATCACTGGCACCAACTTTCGCTTCACCTCACACAGGCATCACTCACGCAGCTCAGATGAAGACTAG
- the prkar2ab gene encoding protein kinase, cAMP-dependent, regulatory, type II, alpha, B isoform X1 has protein sequence MSNSEIPAGLKELLQGYTVQVLRNRPPDLVEFAVQHFAQTLQNRKNDQPAKKRGGKAGRKGVTFATNSDESAQDDGEEEEKPVKITTGKCNRRVSVCAEAYNPDDDEDDDTEHRVVHPKTDEQRRRLQDACKDILLFKTLEQEQFSEVLDGMFEVQVKPQEHIIDQGDDGDNFYVIERGLYDIMVAKDGVSVCVGKYDNKGSFGELALMYNTPRAATIVATQEGALWGLDRATFHRLIVKNNAKKRRMYEAFVECVPLLKSLELSERMKIVDVLGARCFKDCERIIAQGDSADCFYIVESGQVRIMIKSKTKAGQQDDTEVEVARCSRGQYFGELALVTNKPRAASVYAVGDTKCLVIDIQAFERLLGPCKEIMKRNIFQYEDQLVALFGSSVDLKH, from the exons ATGAGCAATTCCGAGATTCCGGCAGGTCTGAAGGAGCTGCTCCAGGGGTACACGGTGCAGGTTCTTCGCAACAGGCCGCCCGACTTGGTGGAATTCGCCGTACAGCATTTCGCTCAAACACTGCAGAATCGGAAAAATGACCAGCCAGCTAAGAAGCGTGGCGGCAAAGCGGGACGGAAAGGGGTCACTTTTGCAACAAACTCTGATGAGAGTGCCCAGGATGAtggagaagaggaggagaagccTGTTA AAATTACCACTGGTAAATGCAACCGCAGAGTTTCAG TTTGTGCAGAGGCATACAACCCCGACGACGACGAGGATGACGACACCGAGCATCGAGTCGTGCACCCCAAAACGGACGAGCAGCGTCGCAGGCTTCAGGACGCCTGCAAGGATATTTTACTCTTTAAGACACTGGAGCAG GAGCAGTTTTCTGAAGTTTTGGACGGGATGTTCGAGGTGCAGGTCAAACCTCAGGAGCACATCATAGACCAAGGAGATGATGGAGATAATTTCTATGTCATAGAAAG GGGCCTTTACGATATAATGGTGGCGAAGGACGGGGTGAGCGTGTGCGTGGGAAAGTACGACAACAAGGGCAGTTTTGGCGAGCTGGCTCTCATGTACAACACGCCGCGAGCTGCCACCATCGTGGCAACACAGGAAGGCGCCTTGTGGGGCCTG GACCGAGCCACCTTCCACAGGCTGATTGTGAAAAATAACGCAAAGAAGAGGAGGATGTACGAGGCCTTTGTTGAATGCGTTCCTCTTTTGAAGTCTTTGGAG CTCTCAGAGAGGATGAAGATTGTGGATGTTCTAGGAGCGCGGTGCTTCAAAGATTGCGAGCGTATTATAGCGCAG GGAGACTCGGCTGACTGTTTCTACATCGTGGAATCGGGACAAGTGAGGATCATGATCAAAAGCAAA ACAAAGGCAGGCCAGCAGGACGACACGGAAGTCGAGGTGGCCCGTTGTTCTCGAGGACAATATTTTGGAGAGCTCGCACTCGTCACCAACAAACCTCGCGCAGCATCCGTTTATGCTGTTGGAGATACCAAATGTTTAG TGATTGACATCCAGGCGTTTGAGCGCTTGTTGGGCCCTTGTAAGGAGATCATGAAGAGGAACATCTTCCAGTATGAAGACCAACTTGTGGCATTGTTTGGCTCTAGCGTGGATTTAAAACATTAA
- the nckipsd gene encoding NCK-interacting protein with SH3 domain isoform X2 produces the protein MYRSLYAFRSAEPNSLHFAAGESFLILERSNKHWWLGSRCSSGETGYIPSSYIEKIQAPEQDEVLQSIDRAIEGIHNVALKNGGKYNLEQRDVLQKLIHHRKETLARRSISGHSQGLPASNSEIALSQTPPLPNGLNNRDYGRQGGVPLSGSMDNMHGEPGFYQVPPQPRRAAPITPPPPEKQRNNRRTDPDVPSRLSSLPPSPVPSLTISSTSLESAVSSDVSLPSVSSTPPPPVPSRVKPAAAPSESSAQPAPTKKSPAPQPPAAEEDSEWPLAPPSLADSPASSEPVPPTIGAELIELVRKNTGLSYELSRVAVGVVVGHLQSSLPHSSSALERVLLSLVESKDLGAALPRGQLCHDEQRLDVIFGDLARHRDDSQQRSWALHEDHALIACYLEELLKILTDADPEVCKRMCKSSDYENVLSLVSYYQMELRVSLRLLLLKVFGAMCSLDASLISTLLNSILPMELARDLQTDTQEHQKMCYTALVLTMIFSMGEQVPYHHYEHLNGDFVHFLLDVVEDGHPSDPTEQLPDLFLNLLLAFNLHHTAPSNNVIMQQLRKKNVKILTEKVLLLLNRGDDPVCMFKHMPPAPHAVLKFLQDVFASRDTADIFYRTDMMVMIDIAVRQISDLSPGDKLRMEYLSLMHSIVRSTDYLEHQHRLSDLQGALQRILGEEEDPGEDEGSATAKQMDKLIVQQIYKEFPQISAGQY, from the exons ATGTACCGGTCTCTGTACGCTTTCCGATCGGCGGAACCCAACTCGCTGCACTTCGCGGCCGGAGAGAGCTTCTTAATCCTGGAGAGGAGCAACAAACACTGGTGGCTGGGCTCACGCTGCAGCTCGGGGGAGACCGGCTACATCCCCTCCTCGTATATCGAAAAGATTCAG GCTCCGGAGCAGGATGAAGTGCTGCAGTCCATTGACAGAGCCATTGAAGGCATCCACAATGTTGCCTTAAAGAATGGAGGCAAATACAATCTGGAACAGCGGGATGTCCTCCA AAAGTTGATCCATCACAGAAAGGAGACGCTCGCACGGCGGAGCATATCAGGACACTCGCAAGGCCTGCCGGCGTCCAACAGCGAAATCGCTCTCAGCCAAACTCCTCCGCTGCCCAATGGCCTTAATAACCGAGACTACGGACGACAAGGGGGCGTCCCCTTATCAGGAAGCATGGACAACATGCACGGAGAGCCCGGATTTTATCAG GTGCCACCACAGCCTCGCCGTGCGGCTCCAATCACGCCGCCCCCACCTGAGAAGCAACGCAACAACCGGCGTACAG ACCCGGACGTCCCTTCCAGATTGTCGTCTCTCCCTCCGTCGCCAGTCCCCTCGCTCACAATCAGCAGCACGTCTTTAGAGTCTGCGGTGTCCTCCGACGTCAGCCTCCCGAGTGTTTCCAGCACCCCGCCTCCCCCCGTCCCGTCCCGCGTCAAGCCCGCCGCCGCGCCCTCCGAGTCCTCCGCTCAGCCAGCCCCGACCAAGAAGAGCCCGGCCCCGCAGCCCCCCGCCGCCGAGGAGGACAGCGAGTGGccgctcgccccgccgtccctCGCCGACAGCCCGGCTTCCTCCGAGCCCGTCCCCCCGACCATCGGGGCCGAACTGATCGAGCTGGTGCGCAAGAACACGGGTTTAAGTTACGAGCTGTCGCGAGTGGCCGTCGGGGTGGTGGTGGGCCACCTGCAGAGCAGCCTGCCTCATTCGTCCTCCGCACTGGAGCGAGTTCTCTTGTCGCTGGTGGAGAGCAAG GACTTGGGCGCTGCGCTTCCGCGAGGGCAGCTGTGTCACGACGAGCAGCGGCTGGACGTCATCTTCGGCGACCTGGCCCGCCACCGGGACGACTCCCAGCAGCGCAGCTGGGCGCTCCACGAGGACCACGCCCTCATCGCGTGCTACCTCGAGGAGCTGCTCAAGATTCTG ACTGATGCAGATCCCGAGGTGTGTAAGAGGATGTGCAAGTCCAGCGACTACGAGAACGTGCTCTCGCTGGTTTCCTATTATCAGATG GAGCTTCGCGTGTCTTTGCGGCTGCTGCTCCTCAAAGTGTTTGGCGCCATGTGCAGCCTGGATGCGTCTCTCATCTCCACCCTGCTCAACTCCATCCTCCCCATGGAGCTCGCCCGGGACTTGCAGACTGACACACAAG AGCACCAGAAGATGTGTTACACAGCCTTGGTACTTACTATGATTTTCTCAATGGGGGAACAGGTGCCGTATCATCACTATG AACACTTGAACGGCGACTTCGTTCACTTCCTGCTGGATGTGGTGGAGGACGGACATCCCTCGGACCCCACGGAGCAGCTGCCTGACCTCTTCCTCAACCTGCTGCTGGCCTTCAACCTGCACCACACAG CGCCGAGCAACAACGTCATCATGCAGCAGCTGCGCAAGAAGAACGTCAAGATCCTGACGGAGAAAGTGCTGCTGCTCCTCAACCGAGGAG ACGACCCCGTGTGCATGTTCAAGCACATGCCGCCCGCTCCTCACGCCGTGCTCAAGTTCCTGCAGGACGTCTTCGCCAGTCGAGACACGGCCGACATCTTTTACCGCACCGACATGATGGTGATGATTGACATCGCGGTGAGGCAGATTTCTGACCTTTCACCTGGAGACAAG CTCCGCATGGAGTACCTCTCCCTCATGCACTCCATCGTGCGCTCGACGGATTACCTGGAGCACCAGCACCGCCTCTCCGACCTGCAGGGGGCGCTGCAGAGGATTCTCGGGGAGGAGGAAGACCCTGGGGAGGATGAAGGCAGCGCTACGGCCAAACAGATGGATAAGCTAATCGTGCAGCAGATCTACAAGGAGTTCCCGCAGATCAGCGCCGGTCAATACTAA
- the prkar2ab gene encoding protein kinase, cAMP-dependent, regulatory, type II, alpha, B isoform X2: MSNSEIPAGLKELLQGYTVQVLRNRPPDLVEFAVQHFAQTLQNRKNDQPAKKRGGKAGRKGVTFATNSDESAQDDGEEEEKPVICAEAYNPDDDEDDDTEHRVVHPKTDEQRRRLQDACKDILLFKTLEQEQFSEVLDGMFEVQVKPQEHIIDQGDDGDNFYVIERGLYDIMVAKDGVSVCVGKYDNKGSFGELALMYNTPRAATIVATQEGALWGLDRATFHRLIVKNNAKKRRMYEAFVECVPLLKSLELSERMKIVDVLGARCFKDCERIIAQGDSADCFYIVESGQVRIMIKSKTKAGQQDDTEVEVARCSRGQYFGELALVTNKPRAASVYAVGDTKCLVIDIQAFERLLGPCKEIMKRNIFQYEDQLVALFGSSVDLKH, translated from the exons ATGAGCAATTCCGAGATTCCGGCAGGTCTGAAGGAGCTGCTCCAGGGGTACACGGTGCAGGTTCTTCGCAACAGGCCGCCCGACTTGGTGGAATTCGCCGTACAGCATTTCGCTCAAACACTGCAGAATCGGAAAAATGACCAGCCAGCTAAGAAGCGTGGCGGCAAAGCGGGACGGAAAGGGGTCACTTTTGCAACAAACTCTGATGAGAGTGCCCAGGATGAtggagaagaggaggagaagccTGTTA TTTGTGCAGAGGCATACAACCCCGACGACGACGAGGATGACGACACCGAGCATCGAGTCGTGCACCCCAAAACGGACGAGCAGCGTCGCAGGCTTCAGGACGCCTGCAAGGATATTTTACTCTTTAAGACACTGGAGCAG GAGCAGTTTTCTGAAGTTTTGGACGGGATGTTCGAGGTGCAGGTCAAACCTCAGGAGCACATCATAGACCAAGGAGATGATGGAGATAATTTCTATGTCATAGAAAG GGGCCTTTACGATATAATGGTGGCGAAGGACGGGGTGAGCGTGTGCGTGGGAAAGTACGACAACAAGGGCAGTTTTGGCGAGCTGGCTCTCATGTACAACACGCCGCGAGCTGCCACCATCGTGGCAACACAGGAAGGCGCCTTGTGGGGCCTG GACCGAGCCACCTTCCACAGGCTGATTGTGAAAAATAACGCAAAGAAGAGGAGGATGTACGAGGCCTTTGTTGAATGCGTTCCTCTTTTGAAGTCTTTGGAG CTCTCAGAGAGGATGAAGATTGTGGATGTTCTAGGAGCGCGGTGCTTCAAAGATTGCGAGCGTATTATAGCGCAG GGAGACTCGGCTGACTGTTTCTACATCGTGGAATCGGGACAAGTGAGGATCATGATCAAAAGCAAA ACAAAGGCAGGCCAGCAGGACGACACGGAAGTCGAGGTGGCCCGTTGTTCTCGAGGACAATATTTTGGAGAGCTCGCACTCGTCACCAACAAACCTCGCGCAGCATCCGTTTATGCTGTTGGAGATACCAAATGTTTAG TGATTGACATCCAGGCGTTTGAGCGCTTGTTGGGCCCTTGTAAGGAGATCATGAAGAGGAACATCTTCCAGTATGAAGACCAACTTGTGGCATTGTTTGGCTCTAGCGTGGATTTAAAACATTAA